A stretch of Flavobacterium sp. N2270 DNA encodes these proteins:
- the thrS gene encoding threonine--tRNA ligase encodes MIKITLPDGSVKEFAQGTTPMDVALSISEGLARNVISASFNGTTVETTTALTTDGSLILYTWNNDEGKKAFWHSTSHVMAQVIEEFYPGCKLTIGPAIDNGFYYDVDFGDEKLTDADFKRVEDRVLEISREKHEFKMRSATKAEALELYKDNEFKTELITNLEDGTITFCDHSTFTDLCRGGHIPNTGIIKAMKILSVAGAYWRGNEKNKQLTRVYGISFPKQKDLTEYLQLLEEAKKRDHRKLGKELDLFHFSQRVGQGLPLWLPKGAALRDRLEQFLKKAQKKAGYEQVVTPHIGQKELYVTSGHYAKYGADSFQPINTPAEGEEFLLKPMNCPHHCEIYNARPWSYKDLPKRYAEFGTVYRYEQSGELHGLTRVRGFTQDDAHIFCTPDQLDQEFKNVIDLVLYVFGSLGFENFTAQVSVRDLDNPSKYIGSVENWEKAEQAIINAAKDKGLNYVIEAGEAAFYGPKLDFMVKDALGRSWQLGTIQVDYNLPERFELSYKGSDNELHRPVMIHRAPFGSMERFIAILLEHTAGNFPLWLMPEQAVVLTLSDKYENYAKKVLDLLENHEIRAQLDNRSETIGKKIRDAEVQKVPYMIIVGEEEEKNGTISVRKHGDDGKSNQTITIEAFAILVDEEIKKTLKSF; translated from the coding sequence ATGATAAAGATTACTTTACCGGATGGTTCGGTTAAGGAGTTTGCACAAGGTACGACTCCAATGGATGTTGCTTTAAGTATAAGCGAGGGTTTAGCTAGAAATGTAATTTCAGCTTCTTTTAATGGTACAACAGTTGAAACAACAACAGCCTTAACCACCGATGGTTCTCTAATTTTATACACTTGGAATAACGACGAAGGTAAAAAAGCTTTTTGGCATTCTACTTCTCACGTTATGGCGCAAGTAATTGAAGAATTTTATCCGGGTTGTAAACTAACAATTGGACCTGCTATTGATAATGGTTTTTATTATGATGTTGATTTTGGCGATGAAAAATTAACTGACGCTGATTTTAAAAGAGTTGAAGATAGAGTTCTAGAGATTTCAAGAGAAAAGCATGAATTTAAAATGCGTTCTGCAACAAAAGCAGAAGCTTTAGAGTTATATAAAGATAATGAATTCAAAACAGAATTAATCACAAATTTAGAAGACGGAACAATTACTTTTTGTGATCATTCTACTTTTACTGATTTATGTCGTGGTGGACATATTCCTAATACAGGAATAATTAAAGCCATGAAAATTTTATCTGTTGCTGGAGCTTACTGGAGAGGTAATGAAAAAAACAAACAGTTAACTCGAGTTTATGGAATTTCGTTTCCAAAGCAAAAAGATTTAACTGAATATTTACAATTATTAGAAGAAGCAAAAAAACGTGATCATAGAAAACTTGGTAAAGAATTGGATTTATTCCATTTTTCACAACGAGTTGGACAAGGCTTACCTTTATGGTTACCAAAAGGAGCTGCTTTACGTGATAGATTGGAGCAATTTTTAAAGAAGGCACAAAAGAAAGCTGGATACGAACAAGTTGTAACTCCACATATTGGACAAAAAGAACTTTATGTTACTTCTGGACATTATGCGAAGTATGGAGCAGATAGTTTTCAACCAATAAATACTCCTGCTGAAGGAGAAGAGTTTTTGTTAAAACCAATGAATTGTCCTCACCACTGTGAGATTTATAATGCAAGACCTTGGTCATATAAAGATTTACCGAAAAGATACGCTGAATTTGGAACTGTATATAGATATGAACAAAGTGGAGAATTACATGGTTTAACTCGTGTAAGAGGATTTACTCAAGATGATGCGCATATTTTTTGTACACCAGATCAATTAGACCAAGAGTTTAAAAATGTAATTGATTTAGTATTGTATGTATTTGGCTCGTTAGGGTTTGAAAACTTCACTGCACAAGTATCGGTTAGAGATTTAGACAATCCATCTAAATATATAGGTAGCGTTGAAAATTGGGAAAAAGCAGAGCAAGCAATTATTAACGCTGCAAAAGATAAAGGATTAAACTATGTTATTGAAGCTGGAGAAGCTGCTTTTTACGGTCCGAAGTTAGACTTTATGGTTAAGGATGCTTTAGGAAGAAGCTGGCAACTAGGAACAATACAAGTAGATTACAACTTACCAGAGCGTTTTGAATTAAGTTATAAAGGAAGTGACAATGAATTGCATCGTCCTGTAATGATTCACAGAGCACCTTTTGGATCAATGGAACGTTTTATTGCAATTTTACTAGAACATACCGCAGGAAATTTCCCACTTTGGTTAATGCCTGAGCAAGCGGTAGTCCTTACTTTAAGTGATAAATATGAAAATTATGCGAAAAAAGTTTTAGATTTGCTAGAAAATCACGAAATTCGCGCCCAATTAGACAACAGAAGTGAAACTATTGGTAAAAAAATTAGAGACGCTGAAGTTCAAAAAGTTCCGTACATGATAATTGTTGGTGAAGAAGAAGAAAAAAACGGCACAATATCTGTAAGGAAACACGGTGATGATGGAAAATCTAACCAAACAATAACAATTGAAGCATTTGCTATATTAGTAGATGAAGAAATTAAGAAGACATTAAAATCATTCTAA
- the infC gene encoding translation initiation factor IF-3 — protein sequence MRNNRGYKPREEKKAAHRINNLIRVPEVRLVGENIEPGIFKIQDALRLAAEQEVDLVEISPNAEPPVCKLMDYGKFLYEQKKREKMLKAKSSQVVIKEIRFGPQTDEHDYEFKKKNAIKFLQDGAKLKAFVFFKGRSIIYKEQGQILLLRLATELEEYGKVEQMPVLEGKRMIMYLASKKKAK from the coding sequence ATTAGAAACAACAGAGGGTATAAACCTCGCGAAGAGAAAAAAGCAGCACACAGAATTAATAATTTAATTCGTGTTCCTGAAGTACGTTTAGTAGGTGAAAATATTGAACCTGGAATTTTTAAAATTCAGGATGCATTACGTTTAGCTGCAGAGCAAGAAGTAGATTTAGTAGAAATCTCTCCAAATGCGGAACCACCAGTTTGTAAATTAATGGACTATGGGAAGTTTCTTTATGAGCAAAAGAAACGTGAAAAAATGCTTAAAGCAAAATCTTCACAAGTTGTAATTAAAGAGATTCGTTTTGGACCTCAAACTGATGAGCATGATTATGAATTTAAAAAGAAAAATGCGATTAAGTTTTTACAAGATGGTGCAAAACTAAAAGCGTTTGTATTTTTTAAAGGTCGTTCTATTATTTATAAAGAGCAAGGTCAAATTTTATTATTACGTTTGGCGACTGAACTTGAAGAATATGGAAAGGTTGAACAAATGCCAGTATTAGAAGGAAAACGTATGATTATGTACTTAGCTTCTAAGAAAAAAGCAAAATAA
- the rpmI gene encoding 50S ribosomal protein L35, producing the protein MPKMKTKSSAKKRFKVTGSGKIKRKHAFKSHILTKKSKKRKLALTHSALVHKTDEKSIKQQLRII; encoded by the coding sequence ATGCCTAAAATGAAAACAAAATCTAGTGCTAAGAAACGATTCAAAGTTACTGGTTCTGGAAAGATCAAAAGAAAACACGCTTTTAAAAGTCATATTTTGACAAAAAAATCTAAAAAGCGTAAGTTAGCTTTAACTCACTCTGCTTTAGTTCATAAAACAGATGAGAAAAGCATTAAACAACAATTAAGAATTATCTAA
- the rplT gene encoding 50S ribosomal protein L20 — protein MPRATNSVATRARRKRVLKQAKGFFGRRKNVWTVAKNAVEKAMTYAYRDRKQKKRNFRALWIMRINAGARQHGMSYSQFMGKIKANNIELNRKVLADLAMNHSDAFTAIVNKIK, from the coding sequence ATGCCAAGAGCAACGAATTCAGTAGCTACAAGAGCTAGAAGAAAAAGAGTATTAAAACAAGCCAAAGGTTTCTTTGGTAGACGTAAAAACGTTTGGACAGTAGCAAAAAATGCGGTAGAAAAAGCAATGACTTATGCTTACCGTGATAGAAAGCAAAAAAAGAGAAACTTCCGTGCTTTATGGATTATGCGTATTAACGCTGGTGCAAGACAACATGGAATGAGTTATTCTCAATTTATGGGAAAAATCAAAGCTAACAATATCGAATTGAACCGTAAAGTTCTTGCAGATTTAGCAATGAATCACTCAGATGCTTTCACAGCTATCGTTAACAAAATTAAATAA
- a CDS encoding CHAT domain-containing protein: MKTILSFLLLLQFSIGLSQSSEALNNNQKYIEAQRAYEAKNYNRTIELGNQILDNYYLRPDIYALIGKAYLFTGKYPEAVKYLKIAHELEPIYDEITVFYIVAAAYAKESYSISQAYYSLSFFGMAESTKEYNNNYISSVIRNLTGATGYSYTIEELTKAKNKYNLDYPTNAMVFTKEAVDLYLLPTKKSSEINVNDITAKLFSLKKRIANNTFPTSYYNQLLIYVANNAINDANKEAITDELFVQFKNPSTSTLMRYKIYDALVDVYQIKSQYDAEISISNIIFDDITKVSMSTSMNVKPLNRKMFALNMQNKFKEAADVAKIVEPVFNKLMHPEILLEAYLQTSIAYNYSGDKSKGLQLAEKAEALSTSLNFKNTDLGKEITRNLLRIKEFNGENIAKTYNINGADYLAIYNDGVSLFSKKKHSEAIPFFEKSKSMYKTLLDAAAEKDRSNMLLFYSKIGGYLIACYQETKQFDKIFPVMEELKANNLVSKSNSKNTKTATLKEVQNTLKPDEALVYYTEITRGTTREGTYVAAVITKDSYNTKYVVSHGALMNMYVRYNKLIGEIENEMAAKEYRSPKYSKFNTIQEAGTAEFRKGEVSLLIELYRKFLNPREGGKLDTRFTNEMDFGMLSNSFFIDYISRLEPFFQNKKKIIFALDGMQNLIPFETLVDMKSVYLVEKYDIAYISSGTVLKEIRERKPNVYSKNILAFGDAKYAKLQNSGMELTSLADIDRLKNIVYDLQKQNKPLDYAFATFSKEPMNYLSGAKAEVEYIGNNISNSDTKMGDLMTENEFKRMSNAGELKNYKVIHLSSHAMVHPYIFELSSIAFSVFPTPQNNEDGMLTVSEMEKLNIKTDFMMLSACQTGLGKIVPGEGISGLNQAMLTAGANSTVSTLWSVSDYGSYIFTANLYHKVFKLAMSYDKAVNEVKRDFIKGTFDKEGFNGKEVQYWAPFIYNGK, encoded by the coding sequence ATGAAAACAATACTATCATTCCTTTTATTATTACAATTTTCTATTGGGCTTTCTCAATCTTCAGAAGCTTTAAACAATAACCAAAAATATATTGAAGCACAAAGAGCTTATGAAGCTAAAAACTACAATAGAACTATAGAGTTAGGTAACCAAATTTTAGACAATTATTATTTAAGACCAGATATTTATGCGCTGATTGGTAAAGCATATCTCTTTACCGGAAAATATCCTGAAGCAGTAAAATATTTAAAAATAGCACATGAATTAGAACCAATTTATGATGAAATTACAGTATTTTATATTGTAGCTGCTGCTTATGCAAAAGAGTCTTATTCTATAAGTCAGGCATATTATAGTTTAAGTTTTTTTGGAATGGCAGAAAGCACAAAAGAATATAATAATAACTATATTAGTTCTGTAATAAGAAACTTAACTGGCGCAACTGGTTACTCATATACAATAGAAGAATTAACTAAAGCAAAAAACAAATACAATCTTGATTATCCAACAAATGCGATGGTTTTTACCAAAGAAGCTGTCGATTTATATCTCCTTCCTACAAAAAAAAGTTCTGAAATAAATGTAAACGATATCACAGCAAAATTATTCAGTCTAAAAAAACGAATAGCAAATAACACATTTCCAACAAGCTATTACAATCAATTATTGATATATGTTGCAAACAATGCAATTAACGACGCTAATAAGGAAGCCATAACTGATGAATTATTTGTACAGTTTAAAAACCCAAGTACTTCTACATTAATGCGCTATAAAATTTATGATGCACTTGTAGACGTATATCAAATAAAAAGCCAATATGATGCTGAGATTTCTATTTCAAATATAATATTTGATGATATTACTAAAGTTTCTATGAGCACTTCAATGAATGTAAAACCATTAAATCGTAAAATGTTTGCTCTAAACATGCAAAATAAATTTAAAGAAGCTGCAGATGTTGCAAAAATTGTTGAGCCTGTTTTTAATAAACTAATGCACCCTGAAATACTTTTAGAAGCCTATTTACAAACTTCTATAGCATATAATTATAGTGGAGATAAATCAAAAGGTTTACAATTAGCAGAAAAAGCAGAAGCATTATCTACAAGCTTAAATTTTAAAAATACAGATTTAGGTAAAGAAATTACAAGAAACTTACTACGAATTAAGGAGTTTAATGGAGAAAACATAGCTAAAACATATAATATTAACGGAGCTGACTATCTTGCTATATACAATGATGGAGTAAGTTTATTTAGTAAAAAAAAACATAGTGAAGCAATTCCTTTCTTCGAAAAGAGTAAGTCCATGTACAAAACACTACTAGATGCAGCGGCAGAAAAAGACAGAAGTAATATGTTACTTTTTTATTCAAAAATAGGTGGATATTTAATAGCTTGCTATCAAGAAACGAAACAGTTTGATAAAATATTTCCTGTAATGGAAGAGTTAAAAGCAAACAATTTAGTTTCAAAAAGCAACTCTAAAAACACAAAAACAGCTACATTAAAAGAAGTTCAAAATACTTTAAAACCAGATGAAGCTTTAGTTTATTATACTGAAATTACCAGAGGAACTACAAGAGAAGGAACTTATGTAGCTGCTGTAATTACAAAAGATTCATACAATACAAAATATGTGGTTTCACATGGTGCATTAATGAATATGTATGTAAGATACAATAAATTAATTGGCGAGATTGAAAATGAAATGGCTGCCAAAGAATACAGAAGTCCAAAATATTCTAAATTTAATACTATTCAAGAAGCTGGAACTGCCGAATTTCGTAAAGGTGAAGTAAGTTTATTAATTGAATTATATAGAAAATTTTTAAACCCTAGAGAAGGTGGAAAATTAGATACTCGATTTACAAACGAAATGGACTTTGGCATGCTGTCTAATTCATTTTTTATTGATTATATAAGTAGATTAGAACCTTTTTTTCAAAATAAAAAGAAAATTATTTTCGCTTTAGACGGAATGCAAAACCTAATTCCTTTTGAAACTTTAGTCGATATGAAGTCTGTTTATTTGGTTGAAAAATATGATATAGCTTACATATCAAGTGGAACTGTTTTAAAAGAAATTCGCGAAAGAAAGCCAAATGTATATTCAAAAAATATTCTTGCTTTTGGTGATGCAAAATATGCAAAACTTCAAAATAGCGGTATGGAGTTAACTAGTTTAGCAGATATTGACCGATTAAAAAATATAGTTTACGATTTACAAAAGCAAAATAAACCTCTAGACTATGCATTTGCTACTTTTAGCAAGGAACCAATGAATTACTTAAGTGGAGCTAAAGCAGAAGTTGAATATATAGGCAATAATATTTCAAATAGCGATACTAAAATGGGAGATTTAATGACCGAAAATGAGTTTAAAAGAATGTCAAATGCAGGCGAACTTAAAAATTATAAAGTAATTCATTTATCAAGTCATGCAATGGTGCATCCTTATATTTTTGAATTAAGTAGTATTGCATTTAGCGTATTTCCAACACCACAAAATAATGAAGATGGTATGTTAACCGTTTCTGAAATGGAAAAACTAAACATTAAAACCGATTTTATGATGCTGAGTGCTTGCCAAACTGGTTTAGGAAAAATAGTTCCTGGCGAAGGAATTTCTGGACTTAATCAAGCGATGTTAACAGCAGGTGCAAACAGTACTGTTTCAACATTATGGTCTGTAAGTGATTATGGTTCATATATTTTTACAGCCAATTTGTATCATAAAGTATTCAAATTAGCCATGTCATATGATAAAGCTGTGAACGAAGTAAAAAGAGATTTCATAAAAGGTACTTTTGACAAAGAAGGGTTTAATGGAAAAGAAGTGCAGTATTGGGCACCTTTTATCTATAATGGTAAATAA
- the rlmF gene encoding 23S rRNA (adenine(1618)-N(6))-methyltransferase RlmF, which produces MNSETNKQLIEKKKLHPNNKHINGYDFEALIKTNPLLEQFVSKNKFGNESIDFSNPLAVKALNKSLLLHHYNITYWDIPKTNLCPPIPGRADYIHYIADLLSLSNKNLIPMGEDVRGLDIGVGANCIYPIIGHQEYGWEFIGTEVDKECFNIAQKILDGNTNLVESVKLRLQSNKRHIFKEIIEPGEKFDFVICNPPFHSSREEASKGSMRKLRNIGKQKSGKPVLNFGGQNNELWCEGGELAFITNMIYESAHFKTQCLWFTVLVSKKDNLKPFYNHLKKVNAFDVKTIEMEQGNKISRFIAWTFLDESQQKNWKKTNDK; this is translated from the coding sequence TTGAATTCAGAAACCAATAAGCAACTTATAGAAAAGAAAAAATTACATCCAAATAATAAACATATTAATGGATATGACTTTGAAGCTTTAATTAAAACCAATCCTTTATTAGAACAATTTGTTTCTAAAAATAAATTTGGCAATGAAAGTATTGACTTTTCAAACCCATTAGCGGTAAAAGCGCTTAATAAAAGTTTATTATTACATCACTATAACATAACTTATTGGGATATTCCCAAAACAAATTTATGCCCGCCAATTCCAGGAAGAGCAGATTATATTCATTATATAGCTGATTTATTAAGTCTTTCAAACAAGAATTTAATTCCAATGGGAGAAGACGTAAGAGGATTAGATATTGGTGTAGGTGCAAATTGTATTTATCCAATTATTGGACATCAAGAATACGGTTGGGAATTTATAGGTACTGAAGTCGATAAAGAATGTTTTAATATTGCTCAAAAAATATTAGACGGAAATACAAATTTAGTTGAATCTGTTAAACTAAGATTACAATCAAATAAAAGACATATTTTTAAAGAAATCATTGAACCAGGTGAAAAATTTGATTTCGTAATTTGTAATCCACCATTTCATTCTTCTAGAGAAGAAGCTTCAAAAGGTTCTATGAGAAAGCTTAGAAACATTGGTAAACAAAAAAGCGGCAAACCAGTTTTAAATTTTGGCGGACAAAACAATGAGCTTTGGTGCGAAGGTGGTGAATTAGCTTTCATTACCAATATGATTTATGAAAGTGCCCATTTTAAAACACAATGTTTATGGTTTACTGTTTTAGTTTCTAAAAAGGATAACTTAAAACCATTTTATAATCATTTAAAAAAAGTAAATGCTTTTGATGTAAAAACTATTGAAATGGAACAAGGAAATAAAATAAGTCGTTTTATTGCTTGGACTTTTTTAGATGAAAGCCAGCAAAAGAATTGGAAAAAAACAAACGATAAATAA
- a CDS encoding glutaminase gives MHFQSILNEVYTEVLAMNLDGKVSESIPELSKINPSKFGIHLTTLEGGNFGIGDSNERFSIQSVSKTLTLAMAFSKLGEKVWERVDVEPSGDPFNSLVQLEYEKGIPRNPFINAGAIVIADMIVTLYENPKEDFLDFLRAISGSDTINYNPRVAQSEKDTGFRNRALANFLKSFGNIENDVDEVLDFYFHQCSVEMSCKELAQAFYFFANAGKTKEGNQILTESQTKRLNAIMQTCGFYDESGEFTYKVGLPGKSGIGGGIVALFPKEFIIATWNPRLNEKGNSELGMHALELFTTKTGMSIF, from the coding sequence ATGCATTTCCAATCTATTTTAAACGAAGTATATACTGAAGTTCTTGCAATGAATCTTGACGGTAAAGTTTCAGAATCAATACCTGAACTGTCAAAAATTAATCCTTCAAAATTTGGAATCCATTTAACTACATTAGAAGGAGGGAATTTTGGGATAGGCGATAGTAATGAACGATTTTCAATTCAAAGTGTTTCAAAAACCTTAACATTAGCGATGGCGTTTTCTAAACTTGGTGAAAAAGTTTGGGAAAGAGTAGATGTTGAACCTTCAGGAGATCCTTTTAATTCACTTGTTCAATTGGAATATGAAAAAGGAATTCCTAGAAACCCTTTTATTAATGCTGGAGCAATTGTTATTGCAGATATGATAGTTACTTTATATGAAAACCCTAAAGAAGACTTTTTAGATTTCTTAAGAGCAATTTCAGGAAGTGATACAATTAATTACAATCCAAGAGTAGCACAATCTGAAAAAGATACTGGTTTTAGAAACAGAGCTTTAGCTAATTTTTTAAAATCATTTGGAAATATTGAAAATGATGTAGATGAAGTACTCGACTTTTATTTTCATCAATGTTCGGTTGAAATGTCATGTAAAGAACTAGCACAAGCATTTTACTTTTTCGCAAATGCCGGAAAAACTAAAGAAGGAAATCAAATCTTAACTGAAAGTCAAACCAAACGTTTAAATGCAATTATGCAAACGTGTGGTTTTTATGATGAATCGGGTGAGTTTACCTATAAAGTAGGTTTGCCAGGAAAAAGCGGAATTGGCGGTGGAATTGTGGCTTTGTTTCCTAAGGAATTTATAATTGCAACATGGAACCCTAGATTGAATGAAAAAGGAAATTCTGAACTTGGTATGCATGCTCTAGAACTATTTACAACAAAAACAGGAATGTCTATTTTTTAG
- a CDS encoding LamG-like jellyroll fold domain-containing protein, whose product MKQKLYFLMVTLFMAVTSFSQTLDQSWAPASPGGGTFSASPTQDVGQSFIAGVTGDLSQINLRLINSTLSPSTTFVPGDFQVRIFNGNGYGGSVLNTTVVNITSVSTSYQEQIVTLSSVVPIIQGNSYTIDFRGLTGTVGIHGADSGYANGGLYFSNGSTGLYNSYDLWFKTFVTLSTPATHLNFDGVNDRVELSNESNFDFTSTFSMEAWIRVTSFTVDWQTVISKGEQGPRIHRYSNTNFIAFGTGLGDDLASTVSVNDGNWHHIAATCNNGFKSLYVDGVLQGTQTVGTPLVTNNDNVRIGSQIDSYSPIRAFHGDIDEVRFWNVARTAEQISGSRNCELQGSETGLVSYYKFNQGIDASDNSTIISLTDATAFANNGTLINFTKTGAVSNFLAGSPVTTGSIVPSVATVTTPVTYNQGATATALTATTGANGTGLVWYTTATGGTGTTTAPTPSTATAGSTSYWVSSTNANGCESARTEIVVTVLIPATHLNFDGANDRINCGNSTSVQITGSSITLEAWVKLSSFAGSPSDGNIINKEQNSPDYGYMLRVGGSGIVNFNLGNGSWNELNTSANSVQLGTWHHIAGTYDGTNMKIYIDGSLVATQPRSIVISNSTANLFIGDWPNTGRNINGSIDEVRIWNRALPIAEIQNNMNCELPSPSTQNGLVAYYQFNQGVNEATNTSVTSLTDTSGNANNGTLTNFALTGTTSNWLAGSPIVTGTNCAVLSTSNFEIANNIKMYPNPTSNFVTVEVNNLTNAKLQVLDITGKTLMNQALNTSSNNVDVQHLPSGMYLFKVSSNEGTSTGKIIKN is encoded by the coding sequence ATGAAACAAAAACTTTACTTTTTAATGGTGACCCTTTTTATGGCAGTTACTTCTTTTTCGCAAACTTTAGATCAATCATGGGCTCCTGCTTCACCAGGAGGAGGAACTTTTTCGGCTAGTCCTACACAAGATGTAGGGCAGAGTTTTATTGCTGGAGTTACAGGTGATTTAAGTCAAATAAACCTCCGGTTGATTAATAGTACATTATCGCCATCAACAACCTTTGTACCTGGTGACTTTCAAGTCAGAATATTTAATGGGAATGGTTATGGAGGGTCAGTATTAAATACAACAGTTGTTAATATTACTAGTGTTTCTACAAGTTATCAAGAACAGATTGTTACATTATCTTCAGTTGTTCCTATAATTCAAGGGAATAGTTATACTATAGATTTTAGAGGTTTAACAGGTACTGTTGGTATTCATGGAGCTGATTCAGGTTATGCAAACGGTGGTTTGTATTTTTCAAACGGTAGCACGGGTTTATATAATAGTTACGATTTATGGTTTAAAACTTTTGTAACGTTATCTACGCCAGCAACGCATTTAAATTTTGATGGTGTTAATGATAGAGTAGAATTATCAAATGAATCTAATTTCGATTTTACTTCTACTTTTTCAATGGAAGCTTGGATTCGAGTAACTTCTTTTACCGTAGATTGGCAAACTGTAATTTCTAAAGGAGAGCAAGGACCAAGAATTCATCGTTATAGCAATACTAATTTTATTGCATTTGGTACAGGTCTTGGAGATGATTTAGCATCAACTGTTTCTGTTAATGATGGAAATTGGCATCACATAGCTGCTACTTGTAATAATGGGTTTAAATCGTTGTATGTAGACGGTGTATTACAAGGTACACAAACTGTAGGGACTCCATTAGTGACAAATAATGATAATGTAAGAATTGGAAGTCAAATAGATTCTTATAGCCCAATAAGAGCATTTCATGGAGATATAGACGAGGTTCGTTTTTGGAACGTTGCTAGAACAGCAGAACAAATCAGCGGTTCAAGAAACTGTGAATTACAAGGTTCAGAAACAGGTTTAGTATCGTATTATAAATTCAATCAAGGTATAGATGCGTCAGACAACAGCACTATAATTTCATTAACAGATGCTACTGCTTTCGCAAATAATGGAACTTTAATTAATTTTACAAAAACAGGAGCAGTTTCTAACTTTTTAGCTGGTTCGCCAGTTACAACAGGTTCTATAGTTCCTTCTGTAGCTACAGTTACAACACCAGTAACTTATAATCAAGGAGCAACTGCAACTGCATTAACTGCAACAACAGGTGCAAATGGTACAGGATTAGTATGGTATACGACTGCTACTGGTGGTACAGGCACTACAACAGCTCCAACACCAAGTACTGCAACCGCAGGTTCAACTTCTTACTGGGTTTCTAGTACCAATGCTAACGGTTGTGAAAGTGCTAGAACAGAAATTGTGGTTACTGTATTAATACCAGCAACGCATTTAAACTTTGACGGTGCTAATGATCGTATAAATTGTGGTAATAGCACTTCTGTACAAATTACAGGCTCTAGTATTACTTTAGAAGCATGGGTGAAATTAAGTTCTTTTGCTGGATCGCCTAGTGATGGTAATATTATTAATAAAGAACAAAATTCTCCAGATTATGGGTATATGCTACGTGTAGGAGGTTCAGGGATTGTTAATTTTAATTTAGGTAATGGTAGTTGGAATGAATTAAATACATCTGCCAATTCTGTTCAATTAGGCACTTGGCACCACATTGCAGGAACTTATGATGGAACTAATATGAAGATTTATATAGACGGATCTTTAGTTGCTACACAACCAAGGAGTATTGTAATTAGTAATTCAACAGCTAATTTATTTATTGGGGATTGGCCAAATACTGGTAGAAATATAAATGGATCAATTGACGAAGTTCGTATTTGGAACAGAGCATTACCTATAGCGGAAATTCAAAATAATATGAATTGCGAATTACCAAGCCCTTCAACTCAAAATGGTTTAGTGGCGTATTACCAGTTCAACCAAGGAGTTAATGAAGCAACAAATACAAGTGTGACTAGTTTAACAGATACTTCTGGAAATGCTAATAATGGAACATTAACCAATTTTGCTTTAACCGGTACTACTTCAAACTGGTTAGCTGGTTCACCTATTGTTACTGGAACAAATTGTGCGGTATTAAGTACTTCAAACTTTGAAATTGCTAACAATATTAAAATGTATCCAAACCCAACTAGTAATTTTGTAACGGTTGAGGTAAATAACTTAACAAACGCAAAATTACAAGTACTAGATATTACAGGTAAAACTTTAATGAATCAAGCATTAAATACAAGTTCAAATAACGTTGATGTACAACATTTACCTTCTGGTATGTATTTGTTTAAAGTATCTTCAAACGAAGGAACTTCAACAGGTAAAATAATCAAAAATTAA